A single region of the Streptomyces sp. NBC_01262 genome encodes:
- a CDS encoding enolase C-terminal domain-like protein: MSATRTRVTAVDTYDIRFPTSRELDGSDAMNPDPDYSAAYVVLRTDAADGLEGHGFVFTIGRGNDVQVAAIDALRPYLLGRAVEEICADPGSVSRELIGDSQLRWLGPEKGVMHMAIGAVVNAVWDLAAKRADKPLWQLLADAEPAWLVRQVDFRYIADALTPQDALGLLTRGRQGAQERRAALLERGFPGYTTSPGWLGYSDEKLTRLAKQAIADGFTQIKLKVGADLADDMRRLRAARAAVGPEVRVAIDANQRWNVDEAIAWTTALAEFSPYWIEEPTSPDDILGHATVRRAVAPVKVATGEHVQNRVVFKQLLQAGAIDVLQIDAARVGGVNENLAILLLAAKFGVPVCPHAGGVGLCELVQHLAMFDYLALSGTTQDRVIEYVDHLHEHFVTPVVMREGHYTAPTAPGFSAQMKAGSIAEYHYPDGAFWAADRARQEGRTA; this comes from the coding sequence TTGTCAGCGACACGAACCCGCGTGACCGCGGTCGACACGTACGACATCCGGTTCCCCACCTCACGGGAGCTGGACGGGTCGGACGCGATGAATCCGGACCCCGACTACTCCGCCGCCTATGTGGTGCTGCGTACCGATGCCGCCGACGGGCTGGAGGGCCACGGGTTCGTCTTCACCATCGGGCGCGGCAACGACGTGCAGGTCGCGGCGATCGACGCGCTTCGCCCGTACCTGCTCGGCCGGGCGGTCGAGGAGATCTGCGCCGATCCCGGCTCGGTCAGCCGCGAGCTGATCGGCGACAGCCAACTGCGCTGGCTGGGCCCGGAGAAGGGCGTGATGCACATGGCGATCGGCGCCGTCGTCAACGCCGTCTGGGACCTGGCCGCCAAACGCGCGGACAAGCCGCTGTGGCAGCTGCTGGCGGACGCCGAGCCCGCGTGGCTGGTGCGCCAGGTCGACTTCCGCTACATCGCCGACGCCCTCACCCCTCAGGACGCGCTCGGGCTGCTCACCCGGGGCAGGCAGGGCGCCCAGGAGCGCCGGGCGGCGCTGCTGGAGCGCGGCTTTCCCGGCTACACCACCTCGCCCGGCTGGCTGGGGTACTCCGACGAGAAGCTCACCCGGCTGGCCAAGCAGGCCATCGCCGACGGCTTCACCCAGATCAAGCTGAAGGTCGGCGCCGACCTGGCCGACGACATGCGGCGGCTGCGCGCCGCCCGCGCGGCCGTCGGGCCGGAGGTCCGCGTCGCCATCGACGCCAACCAGCGGTGGAACGTCGACGAGGCGATCGCGTGGACCACCGCGCTCGCCGAGTTCTCCCCGTACTGGATCGAGGAGCCCACCAGCCCCGACGACATCCTCGGCCACGCCACCGTCCGGCGGGCCGTCGCCCCCGTCAAGGTGGCCACCGGCGAGCATGTGCAGAACCGCGTCGTCTTCAAGCAGTTGCTGCAGGCCGGCGCCATCGACGTGCTCCAGATCGACGCGGCCCGGGTGGGCGGGGTGAACGAGAACCTGGCCATCCTGCTGCTGGCGGCGAAGTTCGGCGTGCCGGTGTGCCCGCACGCGGGCGGGGTAGGGCTGTGCGAGCTGGTCCAGCACCTGGCGATGTTCGACTACCTGGCACTGTCCGGCACCACGCAGGACCGTGTCATCGAGTACGTCGACCATCTGCACGAGCACTTCGTCACGCCGGTCGTGATGCGCGAAGGCCACTACACCGCCCCGACGGCGCCCGGCTTCTCTGCGCAGATGAAGGCCGGGTCGATCGCCGAGTACCACTATCCCGACGGCGCCTTCTGGGCCGCCGACCGCGCACGGCAGGAAGGCCGGACCGCATGA
- a CDS encoding SDR family NAD(P)-dependent oxidoreductase: MSDDLNGLRALVTGGASGIGLATALLLARRGARVAVLDVTPGGLPEPLLPFKADVCDDASVRAAVEAAAAELGGLDIVVNNAGIGAIGTVEDNPDEQWHRVLDVNVLGMVRTTRAALPYLRRSANAAIVNTCSIGATAGLPQRALYCASKGAVLSLTLAMAADHIHEGIRVNCVNPGTADTPWVGRLLDAADDPEGERTALNARQPMGRLVTAEEVAAAIGYLASPAAASVTGASLAVDGGMQGLRIRPPATSAPTEEPT, from the coding sequence ATGAGTGACGACCTGAACGGCCTGCGGGCCCTGGTGACCGGCGGCGCCTCCGGCATAGGGCTCGCCACCGCGCTGCTGCTGGCCCGCCGCGGCGCCCGGGTCGCCGTACTGGACGTCACCCCCGGCGGACTGCCCGAGCCGCTGCTGCCCTTCAAAGCCGACGTGTGCGACGACGCGTCGGTGCGGGCGGCCGTCGAGGCGGCTGCCGCCGAACTCGGCGGCCTGGACATCGTGGTGAACAACGCCGGCATCGGCGCCATCGGCACCGTCGAGGACAACCCCGACGAGCAGTGGCACCGAGTGCTCGACGTCAATGTCCTGGGGATGGTACGCACCACCCGCGCGGCCCTGCCGTATCTGCGGCGCTCGGCGAACGCCGCGATCGTCAACACCTGCTCCATCGGCGCCACCGCCGGGCTGCCGCAGCGCGCCCTGTACTGCGCCAGCAAGGGCGCCGTGCTGTCCCTGACCCTGGCGATGGCCGCCGACCACATCCACGAGGGCATCCGCGTCAACTGCGTCAACCCCGGCACCGCCGACACCCCCTGGGTGGGCCGGCTGCTGGACGCCGCCGACGACCCCGAGGGCGAGCGGACCGCCCTCAACGCCCGTCAGCCGATGGGCCGTCTGGTCACCGCCGAGGAGGTCGCGGCGGCCATCGGCTACCTGGCGAGCCCCGCCGCGGCCTCGGTCACCGGCGCCTCCCTCGCCGTGGACGGCGGCATGCAGGGACTGCGGATCCGCCCGCCGGCCACGTCCGCGCCGACTGAGGAGCCGACGTGA
- a CDS encoding L-rhamnose mutarotase has product MRIALHTKVRADRVEEYEAAHREVPEELTAAIRAAGASEWTIWRSGTDLFHVLEVEDYPAMIAALEKLPVNIAWQARMTELLEVVHDYSAEGADASLPVVWEL; this is encoded by the coding sequence GTGAGAATCGCCCTGCACACCAAGGTCCGCGCCGACCGCGTCGAGGAGTACGAGGCGGCGCACCGCGAGGTCCCCGAGGAGCTGACCGCCGCCATCCGTGCGGCGGGGGCGAGCGAGTGGACGATCTGGCGCAGCGGCACCGACCTCTTCCACGTACTGGAGGTCGAGGACTACCCCGCCATGATCGCCGCGCTGGAGAAGCTGCCGGTCAACATCGCCTGGCAGGCGCGGATGACCGAGCTGCTGGAGGTCGTCCACGACTACTCGGCCGAGGGCGCGGACGCCTCGCTGCCCGTGGTGTGGGAGCTGTGA
- a CDS encoding amidohydrolase family protein, with protein MGIVDAHHHLWDLSVRGQDWITGERMAPLARSFTLDDLAPEARAAGVTATVVVQTVTVPEETPELLALAGKGEGEPVAGVVGWTDLTAPGVADELARLRELPGGERLVGIRHQVQGEPDPLWLLRTDVLRGLRAVAHAGLVYDLVVLPHQLPAAYRAAARLPELVFVLDHLGKPPIAAGQPRPWADDVRILATLPNTRCKLSGMVTEADWHSWQPADLAPYADTVLDAFGPDRLMFGSDWPVCRLAASYTEVLDTARTLTAALTPAEQHQIFSGTATRVYGLPERPRPGTDGAAGPAYRAGDDAPRGAGA; from the coding sequence ATGGGCATCGTCGACGCCCATCACCACCTCTGGGATCTGTCGGTACGCGGCCAGGACTGGATCACCGGCGAGCGGATGGCCCCGCTGGCCCGCTCCTTCACCCTCGACGACCTCGCTCCCGAGGCCCGGGCCGCCGGGGTCACCGCGACCGTCGTGGTGCAGACGGTCACCGTGCCGGAGGAGACCCCTGAGCTGCTGGCCCTTGCCGGAAAGGGCGAAGGCGAACCGGTCGCCGGGGTCGTGGGCTGGACCGACCTCACCGCTCCCGGTGTCGCCGACGAGCTGGCCCGGCTGCGCGAACTGCCCGGCGGCGAGCGCCTGGTGGGCATCCGCCACCAGGTCCAGGGCGAGCCCGACCCCCTCTGGCTGCTCCGCACCGACGTCCTGCGCGGCCTGCGGGCCGTCGCCCACGCCGGGCTCGTCTACGACCTGGTCGTCCTACCGCACCAGCTCCCGGCCGCCTACCGGGCGGCGGCCCGGCTGCCCGAGCTGGTCTTCGTCCTGGACCACCTGGGCAAACCCCCGATCGCCGCCGGACAACCGCGCCCCTGGGCCGACGACGTACGCATCCTGGCCACCCTGCCCAACACCCGCTGCAAGCTCTCCGGCATGGTCACCGAAGCCGACTGGCACTCCTGGCAGCCCGCCGACCTGGCCCCCTACGCCGACACCGTCCTGGACGCCTTCGGCCCCGACCGCCTCATGTTCGGCTCCGACTGGCCCGTCTGCCGCCTCGCCGCCTCCTACACCGAGGTCCTCGACACCGCCCGCACCCTCACCGCCGCCCTCACCCCGGCCGAGCAGCACCAGATCTTCTCCGGCACCGCGACCCGCGTCTACGGCCTACCGGAACGGCCCCGCCCGGGTACGGACGGGGCCGCCGGTCCGGCCTACCGGGCCGGGGACGATGCCCCGAGGGGCGCCGGGGCGTAG